In a single window of the Thermoplasmatales archaeon genome:
- the ffh gene encoding signal recognition particle protein yields the protein MLKNLGEALRGAFRKIANAPFVDKELIQEVVRDIQRALISGDVNVKLVLEISKRIEKRALEEKPLPGMSSRDHVIKILYEEISSILGKGRELPLKKQKIMMVGLYGQGKTTTCGKIAKYFQKRGLKVAMIAADVHRPAAYEQLKQIGEKIGVPVLGGEDAINVVKKGMENFAKYDVIIVDTAGRHALEKELIEEMKEISNVFNPDEKILVMDASIGQQAGKQAKAFNDAIGITGVILTKMDGSAKGGGALSAVAETGAPIIYIGTGEQLDDFEKFDAKRFLSRLLGMGDLLTLIEKVEEVAEEKEIGKTAKKIMSGKFTLLDMYEQMEIVTKMGPFQKIADLLPFGRTFKDEEIIATQEKLKKFKVIMDSMTKKELEEPSIINSSRIKRIARGAGVEQKDVKELIRQYNISKKMMKSLSNKKMQAKLLRQLGMKM from the coding sequence GAATGTAAAACTTGTGCTTGAAATTTCAAAAAGAATAGAAAAAAGAGCACTTGAAGAAAAACCACTTCCAGGGATGAGCAGCAGAGACCATGTTATAAAAATTTTATATGAGGAAATTTCTTCAATTCTTGGAAAAGGAAGGGAATTGCCCCTTAAAAAGCAGAAAATAATGATGGTTGGATTATATGGGCAGGGTAAAACAACAACTTGTGGAAAAATTGCGAAATATTTTCAGAAAAGAGGGCTTAAAGTTGCGATGATTGCTGCAGATGTTCATCGCCCTGCAGCCTATGAGCAATTAAAGCAGATTGGAGAAAAAATAGGTGTGCCGGTTCTTGGGGGCGAGGATGCCATAAATGTTGTAAAGAAGGGCATGGAAAATTTTGCAAAATATGATGTAATTATAGTTGATACCGCGGGAAGACATGCTCTTGAGAAGGAGCTAATTGAAGAAATGAAGGAAATATCAAATGTTTTCAATCCAGACGAAAAAATTCTTGTAATGGATGCCTCAATTGGCCAGCAGGCGGGCAAGCAGGCAAAGGCATTCAATGATGCAATAGGAATAACTGGGGTAATTCTCACAAAAATGGACGGCTCCGCAAAGGGAGGGGGCGCCCTCTCTGCAGTTGCTGAAACAGGTGCACCAATCATTTATATAGGGACTGGAGAGCAGCTTGATGATTTTGAGAAGTTTGATGCAAAGCGCTTTCTTTCTCGCCTGCTGGGGATGGGCGACCTGCTAACACTTATTGAAAAAGTTGAGGAAGTTGCGGAAGAAAAAGAGATTGGGAAGACGGCAAAAAAAATAATGAGCGGGAAATTTACCCTTCTCGATATGTATGAGCAGATGGAAATCGTTACAAAAATGGGTCCTTTCCAGAAAATTGCTGATTTGTTGCCTTTTGGAAGGACATTCAAGGATGAGGAAATAATTGCAACTCAGGAAAAGCTAAAAAAATTCAAGGTTATAATGGATTCAATGACCAAAAAGGAACTTGAAGAGCCATCAATAATAAATTCTTCCAGAATAAAAAGAATTGCAAGAGGGGCAGGTGTGGAGCAGAAAGATGTAAAGGAATTGATTCGCCAGTATAATATTTCAAAGAAGATGATGAAAAGTTTATCAAATAAAAAAATGCAGGCGAAATTACTCCGCCAGCTGGGAATGAAAATGTAA